TAGTCCTATTGAGTTTAATTTCGACTCCtgttgcaatttttttatttttgttattttgcaaTTCAAAAAACGTGAGAAATTTTTAAGCCTTCGgcaataaaattagaaaaaggTGGTTAATGCAAGTGAGTTGTTAGCTCaacaagaaaattttatttcgtAAACGAATCTTCCCAATcttagtttaaaaattttaagaattaaaacttgtttttttttttcattttatttaaattattcttaCCAATCGTTGTCATTAACGTAAAGCAGTAGATGAAAGAGTTCATGAAATTCCAAGACCTCTGCCCACTGTAAGACGTAACACCTACTTCGTACGCGGTATGCAACTGATTTTCGAATTCATATAATTTCTTTCGTGCCATAGATTTCCAGTCGTCTTCACGTAAATACTGAGTGCCCCGCCACAGACTTTCGAGGAAGTCTCTTTTAACACTCCGACTTCCACATTTAAAGGTATTCTCAAACGATGCCTCAAAATACCTGAACATCATCGCACCTGAACCACACAGCATAACTACCAAAAGCATGTCACAGAAACACCTATTCCTCAACAATTTTATCTTTTCATATTCAATTCTTTGCTCGTGTTTGAACTGCCGCCAATTCCCGATCACATTCCACTTTGATCTCGTTTTTTTACTATCAGGTGACGATTTTTGTTTACTCTTCCTCTGTTGTGTAATTCTAGATTTATCTTTCTTTTCATCGGTTTTTGTGCCAACCAGCGATCTTTTTCTTAGACCTGACCTTTGTTCGATTTCGTTTTCCCTAAAATAGTTGTCATCTcgtgataaaataatattgttcttATCTTGTCTTTGGTCTACTTCTTGGCTCAGTATATTTAGCTTGCGAGTTAGTTCAGCAGTCCGTTCAGACAAATCAAAATCGAATTCATTTCCACTTGGTGAAGATGAATAACAACTGGAAGTTACCTCAGACTGACTTGCGTCTATATATCCAGAACTTTGTCTACTATATCCACCATTACTTAAGTTATCATTCTGTTTTGTATAAAGTCCCGCGAGTATCTCTTTGTCACTAATTATTTGAATTGTTTTCGGACAAGAAATTCCTCTAGTACTCTTAGGAGTCTCTGAAGGCGTTTTGTTTGGGGTTTTCAAATTTctgttaaattttctatattcAACCGGTAATCTTGGGTCATCTTTAGGGATCGATAGACTTCTAGCTCTGGCTTTCTGCATTAACTCCATTATTTCCCGACTCGTTTGACTCATTCCTATTTCTGATTTGTCTGCTCGTAAGTCTTCAACTTTATGTATTGACTGCGAACGGTTAGCTCTTGGTGAATGCTTTACAAACCGTCGCGGTGGTGGTACAGCTCTACGTTTTGATGAAGCTGCAAGATTTCGTTGGTTTCCTTGATCTTCACTCATTTCACTCTCACTAGTTTTATTctgtaaaattgtattatactCATTATTAGTTTCTTCATTATCTCTACTGTACTAAACAAACTGTATATTAATCATCATATTTCACATTGTTTTATGTGAGTAAAAAATACACTGCTATTAACAAAGCGACTAGTAGAACAAGAAATATTTTTGCATAGAAACTGACCCCTAATCTTGATACTGATTTGCTCCGAGCAGGTTTCACTGGAGGGACTTTGCCATGTTCATCTTTACCATGTTTGTGTATTTGCTTTACCACGATTGGCTTATTTTCAGCTGATGTTTTTCTACTCGGAGTTCTTACGATTCTTTCTCTGACTTCGACAACAGGCTTTTTCTCCTGTAATAGCTTCTTGCTTGATGATCGTTCGACTTGAACAACTTTGGCGCCTGTCTCGCTTGGAGATGGCAGTTCTGACCTGATAGGCGAAGACGACTTGGTACTCACATTG
The sequence above is drawn from the Bombyx mori chromosome 26, ASM3026992v2 genome and encodes:
- the LOC101737006 gene encoding uncharacterized protein LOC101737006 isoform X2, which gives rise to MSEDQGNQRNLAASSKRRAVPPPRRFVKHSPRANRSQSIHKVEDLRADKSEIGMSQTSREIMELMQKARARSLSIPKDDPRLPVEYRKFNRNLKTPNKTPSETPKSTRGISCPKTIQIISDKEILAGLYTKQNDNLSNGGYSRQSSGYIDASQSEVTSSCYSSSPSGNEFDFDLSERTAELTRKLNILSQEVDQRQDKNNIILSRDDNYFRENEIEQRSGLRKRSLVGTKTDEKKDKSRITQQRKSKQKSSPDSKKTRSKWNVIGNWRQFKHEQRIEYEKIKLLRNRCFCDMLLVVMLCGSGAMMFRYFEASFENTFKCGSRSVKRDFLESLWRGTQYLREDDWKSMARKKLYEFENQLHTAYEVGVTSYSGQRSWNFMNSFIYCFTLMTTIGYGHIAPKTSYGRAATIVYAIIGIPLFLIVLADFGKLFTRIIKFFWSFIRRFYYTRSCRKVRRTVPVQEVMKGLNIVYDVVRRPSQIFSEEEILPDQPPPIERRSSDVPPPLPPKPGTTRDPENETEPETPAPSVFEIDDEFNLPISVAIIILIIYIIMGATIYYTWETWSFFESFYFIFISMSTIGLGDLVPDNPMFMMASILYLIFGLALTSMCINVVQVKLSDTFKQASAKLGATIGLKVAEEDGSLVPITPPPTEIVPVHKSKTKIEDNCKGDDQNDDKNR